From a region of the Flavobacterium branchiarum genome:
- a CDS encoding GNAT family N-acetyltransferase: MITKATLQDIPALNTLINSAYRGESSKKGWTTEANLLEGKRTTEDELTETIEDKKNTILKFTENDQIIGSVLLVEKKDKLYLGMLTVSPELQNSGIGKKLLQQAEVYAKSLGLPTIVMTVISVREELLAWYKRNGYADTGKREPFPESDVHVTISKDPLVFIVLEKKV, from the coding sequence ATGATTACAAAAGCAACATTACAGGATATTCCAGCATTAAATACATTAATAAATTCAGCTTATCGCGGTGAATCTTCTAAAAAAGGATGGACTACCGAAGCAAACTTATTAGAAGGAAAAAGAACCACAGAAGACGAACTAACTGAAACTATTGAAGACAAGAAAAACACTATCTTGAAATTTACTGAAAATGACCAAATTATTGGTTCGGTTTTACTAGTAGAAAAAAAGGATAAACTCTATTTAGGAATGCTTACTGTTTCGCCTGAGTTACAAAATAGTGGTATTGGTAAAAAGCTACTTCAACAAGCCGAGGTTTATGCTAAATCATTAGGTTTGCCTACAATTGTAATGACTGTTATATCGGTGCGCGAAGAACTGCTTGCATGGTACAAACGCAATGGTTATGCAGATACTGGTAAAAGAGAGCCTTTTCCTGAAAGTGATGTTCATGTTACGATTTCAAAAGATCCTTTGGTGTTTATTGTGCTAGAGAAAAAGGTTTAA
- the gcvT gene encoding glycine cleavage system aminomethyltransferase GcvT: protein MKNIALTHIHEGLGAKMLPFAGYNMPILYEGVNAEHETVRTGVGVFDVSHMGEFLLTGPNALALIQKVTSNDASTLTIGRAQYSCLPNNDGGIVDDLIIYKMKDEEYLLVVNASNIDKDWNWISSHNDVGAEMKNLSDDYSLLAIQGPKAVEAMQSLTTVDLAAIPYYHFEIGTFAGIDNVIISATGYTGSGGFEIYCKNDEVEQIWNKVFEAGASFGIKPIGLAARDTLRLEMGFCLYGNDIDDTTSPLEAGLGWITKFTKDFTNSENLKKQKEAGVTKKLVGFEMQERAVPRQGYEIVDASGNVIGIVTSGTMSPSMNIGIGLGYVTVANSAIDSDIFIRIRKNDVPAKVVKLPFYKK from the coding sequence ATGAAAAATATTGCGCTAACGCACATACATGAGGGTTTAGGAGCAAAAATGCTACCTTTTGCTGGTTATAATATGCCTATTTTATACGAAGGTGTTAATGCTGAACACGAAACGGTTCGTACTGGTGTGGGCGTTTTTGACGTTTCGCACATGGGTGAATTTTTACTAACTGGTCCTAATGCTTTGGCTTTGATTCAGAAAGTAACTTCGAATGACGCTTCTACACTAACCATTGGTAGAGCTCAATATTCTTGCTTACCTAATAATGATGGCGGAATTGTAGATGATTTGATTATTTATAAAATGAAAGATGAAGAGTATTTACTTGTTGTAAATGCTTCGAATATTGATAAGGATTGGAATTGGATTTCTTCTCACAATGATGTGGGTGCTGAGATGAAAAACCTTTCGGATGATTACTCTTTACTAGCAATTCAAGGTCCTAAGGCGGTTGAAGCAATGCAAAGTTTAACTACTGTAGATTTAGCTGCTATTCCTTACTACCATTTTGAAATTGGTACTTTTGCAGGAATCGATAACGTAATTATTTCGGCTACTGGTTATACTGGTTCTGGTGGTTTTGAAATTTACTGCAAAAATGATGAGGTAGAACAAATCTGGAACAAAGTGTTTGAAGCTGGTGCTTCTTTTGGAATTAAACCAATTGGATTGGCCGCTCGCGATACTTTACGTTTAGAAATGGGTTTCTGTTTATACGGAAATGATATTGACGATACGACTTCTCCTCTTGAGGCTGGATTGGGTTGGATTACAAAATTTACTAAAGATTTTACTAATTCTGAAAACCTTAAAAAACAAAAAGAAGCTGGTGTTACTAAAAAACTTGTAGGTTTTGAAATGCAAGAGCGTGCGGTACCTAGACAAGGATATGAAATTGTTGATGCATCTGGTAATGTTATCGGAATCGTTACTTCTGGAACTATGTCTCCTTCTATGAATATTGGAATTGGTTTGGGTTACGTTACTGTTGCAAACAGCGCCATAGACAGCGATATCTTTATTAGAATTAGAAAAAATGATGTTCCTGCTAAAGTGGTGAAATTACCTTTCTACAAAAAATAA
- a CDS encoding YebC/PmpR family DNA-binding transcriptional regulator — protein sequence MGRAFEFRKGRKMKRWSAMAKTFTRIGKDIVMAVKEGGPNPDANSRLRAVIQNAKAANMPKDNVERAIKNASNKDTANYKEILFEGYAPHGIAILIETASDNNNRTVANIRSYFNKCNGTMGTQGSVEFMFDHTCNFRIPKGDLDPEELELELIDFGAEEVFEDEDGILIYAPFGSFGALQKELENRGIEILSSGFERIPQITKELTEDQIADVEKLIEKIEEDDDVMNVYHTMKEE from the coding sequence ATGGGAAGAGCGTTTGAATTTAGAAAAGGTAGAAAAATGAAGCGTTGGTCAGCAATGGCCAAAACATTTACCCGAATTGGTAAAGATATTGTAATGGCTGTTAAAGAAGGTGGCCCTAATCCAGATGCCAATTCTAGACTTAGAGCTGTTATACAAAATGCAAAAGCTGCCAACATGCCGAAAGACAATGTTGAACGTGCGATAAAAAATGCCAGCAATAAAGATACTGCCAACTACAAAGAAATTTTATTTGAAGGTTATGCTCCTCACGGAATTGCTATATTGATAGAAACTGCATCTGATAATAATAACCGTACTGTAGCGAACATTCGTAGCTATTTTAATAAATGCAACGGAACTATGGGGACTCAAGGTTCTGTCGAGTTTATGTTTGACCATACTTGTAACTTCCGTATCCCTAAAGGTGATCTTGATCCTGAAGAATTAGAATTGGAATTAATCGATTTTGGTGCTGAAGAGGTTTTTGAAGATGAAGATGGTATCTTAATCTATGCTCCTTTTGGAAGCTTTGGGGCACTACAGAAAGAACTTGAAAACAGAGGTATAGAAATTCTGTCTTCTGGCTTTGAGCGTATTCCGCAAATCACTAAAGAACTTACTGAAGATCAAATTGCAGATGTAGAGAAACTGATCGAAAAAATAGAAGAGGATGATGACGTAATGAACGTATATCATACCATGAAAGAAGAGTAA
- the thrC gene encoding threonine synthase: MKYYSLNHNAPKVSFQEAVIQGLASDKGLYFPDNITALDPSFFDTIENLSHEQIAFEAIKQFVGDEIPETVLKEIIAATLCFDFPVVKVENRIYSLELFHGPTMAFKDVGARFMSRCLAYFNKDKKDAKNTVLVATSGDTGGAVASGFLGVDGVEVVILYPSGKVSDIQEKQLTTLGQNIKALEVDGVFDDCQDMVKKAFLDESLAHKNLTSANSINIARWLPQMFYFFFAYKALKSQNKPLIFSCPSGNFGNICAGIMAKKLGLPIQHFVASTNVNDTVPRFLENGKYDPKPSKATISNAMDVGNPSNFIRIQELYNNDLKAFEKDFSSYSYTDEETLEAMKQIYKTDGYIAEPHGAVGYLGLKKELQKHENAIGIFLETAHPIKFLDVVEPALGITLPIPAQIESVMNKEKVSTKIASYEELKAFLG; this comes from the coding sequence ATGAAATATTATAGTTTAAACCATAATGCCCCAAAAGTTTCTTTTCAGGAAGCTGTAATACAAGGATTAGCAAGTGATAAAGGATTATATTTTCCTGATAACATTACCGCTTTAGATCCTTCATTTTTTGACACAATCGAAAATTTAAGTCATGAGCAAATTGCTTTTGAAGCTATCAAGCAGTTTGTAGGCGATGAAATTCCAGAAACTGTTTTAAAAGAAATCATTGCTGCCACTTTGTGTTTTGATTTTCCTGTGGTGAAAGTCGAAAACAGAATCTACTCTCTTGAGCTGTTTCACGGTCCAACAATGGCTTTTAAAGATGTTGGCGCCCGATTTATGTCACGTTGTTTGGCATACTTTAATAAAGATAAAAAAGACGCTAAAAATACCGTTTTAGTAGCTACTTCTGGAGATACGGGTGGCGCAGTTGCTAGCGGATTTCTTGGTGTTGATGGCGTAGAGGTTGTGATTTTATATCCATCTGGAAAAGTAAGCGATATTCAGGAAAAACAATTGACTACTTTAGGACAGAACATCAAAGCATTGGAAGTTGATGGTGTTTTTGATGATTGTCAGGATATGGTTAAAAAAGCGTTTTTAGATGAATCATTAGCACATAAAAACCTAACCTCAGCAAATTCAATTAATATTGCACGTTGGTTGCCACAAATGTTCTATTTCTTCTTTGCGTACAAAGCATTGAAAAGTCAGAACAAACCTTTGATCTTCTCTTGTCCAAGTGGGAATTTCGGAAATATCTGTGCTGGAATTATGGCTAAGAAATTAGGATTGCCAATTCAACATTTCGTAGCTTCTACAAATGTAAATGATACAGTTCCTAGATTCTTAGAAAATGGGAAATACGATCCTAAACCTTCTAAGGCTACAATCTCAAATGCAATGGATGTTGGAAACCCAAGCAACTTTATCAGAATTCAAGAATTATATAATAATGATTTAAAGGCTTTCGAAAAAGATTTCTCTTCTTACAGTTATACCGATGAAGAAACACTTGAAGCTATGAAACAAATCTATAAAACGGATGGTTACATTGCTGAACCACACGGAGCAGTTGGTTATTTAGGATTGAAGAAAGAATTACAAAAACATGAAAATGCAATTGGTATCTTCTTAGAAACTGCTCACCCAATTAAATTCCTAGATGTTGTTGAACCTGCATTGGGAATTACACTTCCAATTCCGGCGCAAATAGAAAGTGTTATGAATAAAGAGAAAGTAAGTACTAAAATTGCTTCTTATGAGGAGTTGAAAGCTTTCTTGGGGTAA
- a CDS encoding S41 family peptidase has translation MKKFPLVFLLLSFSLFGQNSDSTCEILTKINTLIQSEHIQPKPVDDSLSVFVFDNLIDNLDPSRNIFLKSEYDVLVKKYRLNIDNLILNKDCSFLNDIISKYRNGLIRNKTALEKILIEPIDYSAKDTIRFYKKSFPVYMKDNDVEKVWRKKMRYEILDQIAEVSTNLDSLKTNFKSLEATYKKSILDNEICKINTLLQTEKKPQEKLYNYFCTYFDPHTNYFSDDSKSSFVASLSKEHLSLGLNVNLNEKNEIIVAELDSNGPAFQTGLIKKGDQIISVSNQKETLKVSCATLESISSMILSESNKNITLTLKRNAGKSFDVSIEKQIMKDEENSVFSFIIGKESKIGYIKIPSFYADLEGNSGKGCADDTVKEILKLQKDNIKGLVIDLIDNGGGSMEEAIKLAGMFIDNGPISIVVDNKNEQSVINDPYKGMLYKGIVVVLVNGNTASASEFFASIMQDYNRALLLGSTTLGKATMQTIQSLDPNKNTDFLKITINKFYRITGKSHQYIGITPDVVLPEFYENIIQKEKNFPTAIKNDSIVPVLKFRPYVKRSLINTLSDDSSIRVAASDYFNNIITVNQKIDQLINSPRTEISMTLDAVFEQKKTRTSLWEEITSFNTKNDPLDVYNSTVNRFLLGIHPSEKTMNQYQIDNLKTNPYLKEAVNIINDFNAAR, from the coding sequence ATGAAAAAATTTCCATTGGTATTTCTGCTTCTTAGTTTCTCCCTGTTTGGTCAAAATAGTGATTCTACATGTGAAATTTTAACTAAAATAAATACGCTTATTCAAAGCGAACATATACAACCTAAACCGGTAGATGATAGTCTATCGGTTTTTGTTTTTGATAACTTAATTGACAATCTTGATCCGTCTAGAAATATTTTTCTGAAATCGGAATACGATGTACTTGTCAAAAAATACCGCTTAAATATCGACAATCTAATTCTCAACAAAGATTGCTCTTTCTTAAATGATATTATTTCTAAATATAGAAATGGACTCATAAGAAATAAAACGGCATTGGAAAAAATTCTAATTGAACCTATTGACTATTCTGCAAAGGATACGATTCGGTTTTATAAAAAATCTTTTCCTGTATATATGAAGGATAATGACGTTGAGAAAGTTTGGCGTAAAAAAATGCGCTATGAAATCTTAGATCAAATTGCAGAGGTAAGTACCAATCTAGATTCCCTTAAAACAAATTTTAAATCTCTTGAAGCTACTTATAAAAAGTCTATTCTTGATAATGAAATATGTAAAATTAATACGCTATTGCAAACGGAGAAAAAACCGCAAGAGAAACTATACAATTACTTCTGTACGTACTTTGATCCTCATACGAACTATTTTAGTGATGACTCGAAATCTAGCTTTGTGGCTTCGTTATCTAAAGAGCATTTATCATTGGGCTTGAATGTTAATCTTAATGAGAAAAATGAAATTATTGTGGCCGAATTAGATTCGAATGGTCCTGCATTTCAAACTGGTCTAATCAAAAAAGGAGACCAGATTATCTCTGTCTCTAACCAAAAAGAAACGCTAAAAGTTTCGTGCGCCACTCTTGAGTCTATTTCATCTATGATTTTATCTGAATCTAATAAGAACATAACGCTTACTCTTAAAAGAAATGCTGGAAAAAGTTTTGATGTTAGCATCGAAAAACAAATTATGAAGGACGAAGAAAACTCTGTTTTTAGCTTTATAATTGGTAAAGAGAGTAAGATTGGTTATATAAAAATCCCAAGCTTTTATGCCGATTTAGAAGGCAATAGCGGTAAAGGTTGTGCCGATGATACTGTTAAAGAGATTTTGAAATTACAGAAAGACAACATTAAAGGACTCGTTATTGATTTAATAGATAATGGTGGCGGGTCTATGGAAGAGGCCATAAAACTAGCAGGAATGTTTATTGACAATGGGCCAATTTCGATTGTTGTGGATAATAAAAATGAGCAATCGGTTATTAATGATCCTTATAAAGGTATGCTTTACAAAGGAATTGTTGTTGTTCTCGTTAATGGTAATACTGCATCTGCAAGTGAGTTTTTTGCATCGATTATGCAGGATTACAATCGTGCGCTATTATTAGGAAGCACTACATTGGGAAAAGCAACTATGCAAACGATACAATCTCTTGACCCGAATAAGAATACCGATTTCTTGAAAATAACAATTAATAAATTCTACAGAATAACAGGTAAAAGTCACCAATATATAGGAATAACTCCCGATGTGGTTCTGCCTGAGTTTTATGAAAATATTATTCAAAAGGAGAAAAATTTTCCAACTGCTATTAAAAACGACTCTATTGTTCCTGTTTTAAAATTTAGACCTTACGTAAAAAGAAGTTTAATAAATACTTTGTCCGATGATAGTAGTATTAGAGTCGCAGCTAGTGATTATTTTAACAATATAATTACAGTAAATCAAAAGATAGATCAATTGATTAACTCTCCACGAACTGAAATTTCTATGACATTAGACGCTGTTTTTGAGCAGAAAAAGACTCGAACTAGCTTATGGGAGGAAATAACTTCTTTTAACACTAAGAATGATCCTTTGGATGTATACAACTCTACAGTCAATAGGTTCCTTTTAGGGATTCACCCTAGCGAGAAAACAATGAATCAATATCAAATTGATAATCTTAAAACGAATCCTTACCTGAAAGAAGCTGTAAATATTATTAATGATTTTAATGCCGCGAGGTAG
- a CDS encoding HutD family protein, producing MNIRLLSKDDCTASVWSGGLTYEYLIFPKTASYSDRDFIFRISSATIEKEPSEFTRFEGYHRYLAMLDNSLHVEINNAKKTYAKYEIMEFNSDDDVTSYTKGIDFNWMVSEKVSYHNLKLTNGNQISNAQILILYSLHATVIQINDKPYHLKPYDLLVIENQEKEDIILHFSNECLFGILDF from the coding sequence ATGAATATACGCCTTTTGTCTAAAGATGATTGTACTGCTTCTGTTTGGAGCGGTGGACTGACATATGAATATCTGATATTTCCGAAAACAGCTAGCTATTCTGATAGGGATTTTATATTCAGAATAAGCAGTGCTACAATAGAGAAAGAGCCTTCTGAGTTTACCCGATTTGAAGGCTACCATCGATACTTGGCTATGCTTGATAATAGCTTGCATGTTGAGATTAACAACGCGAAGAAAACCTATGCGAAATATGAAATCATGGAATTTAATTCGGATGATGATGTTACTTCTTATACGAAAGGCATTGATTTTAATTGGATGGTTTCTGAGAAGGTATCTTATCATAATCTGAAATTAACCAATGGGAATCAAATCAGTAATGCTCAAATACTGATTCTATATTCTTTACATGCAACGGTTATTCAAATTAATGACAAGCCTTATCATCTAAAACCGTATGATTTATTGGTAATTGAAAATCAGGAAAAGGAAGATATTATTCTTCATTTTTCTAATGAGTGTCTCTTTGGGATATTGGATTTTTAA
- a CDS encoding serine hydrolase domain-containing protein: MKITSKFLPILLLVFAFKQTVLAQDKDNYSARIDSLIQTTSVRPFNGNILISQNGKTKYSKAYGYSNYTKKTSLELDDHFIILSNSKQITAVLILQEVEKGKIVLNTPIKKYLPNLKQPWTSTVTVENLLNHTSGIVDLEKPTIFPVGTQFKYTDLNYILLGQIIERTSNKTYEAVVNELFKVNKMKDSFFPNEANQKEIINGREYFKDNTTKEIIGLVIPKERIPAAGLVSTVKDLAIWNSLLHNGKLLKEAAYSRMTSYSITNQHGVFGEKEIGYGFGIRVNDEAKIKEFGHTGIVPDQGFISVNLFYPETNTSIIILENQTFENFDISYYFESKIRDIVLKSGLLEK; this comes from the coding sequence ATGAAAATTACGTCTAAGTTTCTCCCTATTCTATTACTGGTATTTGCTTTTAAGCAGACTGTTTTGGCTCAAGACAAAGACAATTACAGCGCTAGAATTGATAGCTTGATTCAAACAACTTCAGTTCGTCCGTTTAATGGTAACATACTAATCTCTCAAAACGGAAAAACAAAGTATTCAAAGGCGTATGGCTATTCTAATTACACAAAAAAAACGTCCCTAGAATTAGATGACCATTTCATTATTCTGTCTAATAGCAAGCAGATAACAGCGGTCTTGATTCTTCAAGAGGTTGAAAAAGGGAAAATCGTTTTAAATACACCTATAAAAAAATATTTACCGAACCTTAAACAACCTTGGACAAGTACTGTAACGGTGGAGAATTTACTGAATCATACTTCTGGAATTGTAGATTTAGAAAAGCCAACAATCTTTCCTGTTGGAACTCAATTTAAATATACCGATTTGAATTATATTTTACTTGGTCAAATTATAGAAAGAACTTCTAATAAAACATATGAAGCTGTTGTAAACGAATTGTTTAAAGTGAACAAAATGAAAGATAGTTTTTTCCCAAATGAAGCTAACCAAAAAGAGATTATAAACGGTCGTGAATACTTTAAAGACAATACAACTAAGGAAATTATAGGTCTTGTTATTCCTAAAGAACGAATTCCTGCAGCTGGACTTGTGAGCACTGTAAAAGATCTAGCAATTTGGAATAGCTTACTCCATAATGGTAAACTTTTAAAAGAAGCCGCTTACAGCCGAATGACTTCTTACAGCATTACAAACCAACATGGCGTTTTTGGTGAGAAAGAAATTGGATATGGATTTGGCATTCGAGTAAATGATGAAGCTAAAATTAAAGAATTTGGTCATACCGGAATTGTTCCCGACCAAGGATTTATTTCTGTAAATTTGTTTTATCCAGAAACGAATACTAGTATTATCATTTTAGAAAACCAAACATTTGAAAATTTTGATATTTCTTATTATTTTGAATCTAAAATCAGAGACATCGTTTTAAAAAGTGGTTTGTTGGAGAAATAA
- a CDS encoding HipA family kinase, producing MKNKLDLRTVNVTRYISPLREGGSLPALAEADDDFKYVLKFKGAGHGVKALIAELVGGAIANALKLQIPELVFANLDEAFGRTEADEEIQDLLQGSQGLNLALHFLSGAITFDPVVTEVEPKLASQIVWLDAFITNVDRTFRNTNMLIWHKELWLIDHGACLYFHHSWNNWEQHAKSPFALIKDHVLLPQATLLKEVDSEYKAVLTTELLQEIVALIPDEWLNWEDSDETPEGLRNVYFQFLQTRLNHSEIFVKEAENAR from the coding sequence ATGAAAAACAAACTCGATTTAAGAACGGTAAACGTGACGCGATATATAAGTCCGTTACGCGAAGGAGGTTCTTTGCCCGCTTTGGCAGAAGCAGATGATGATTTTAAATACGTCCTAAAATTCAAAGGAGCAGGACATGGCGTAAAAGCGCTAATAGCCGAATTAGTAGGAGGAGCAATTGCAAATGCATTAAAACTTCAAATTCCCGAATTAGTATTTGCGAATCTCGACGAAGCTTTTGGAAGAACCGAAGCCGATGAGGAAATTCAGGATTTATTACAAGGAAGCCAAGGGCTTAATTTAGCACTGCATTTTTTGTCAGGCGCTATTACTTTTGATCCCGTTGTAACAGAAGTAGAACCAAAACTAGCTTCACAAATAGTTTGGTTAGATGCTTTTATCACCAATGTAGACCGTACGTTTAGAAATACCAATATGCTAATTTGGCATAAAGAACTTTGGCTAATAGATCATGGCGCATGTTTGTATTTTCATCATTCGTGGAATAATTGGGAGCAACATGCCAAGAGTCCTTTTGCGTTAATCAAAGACCATGTATTATTGCCACAAGCAACACTTTTAAAAGAAGTAGATTCAGAATATAAAGCCGTTTTAACTACCGAATTATTACAGGAAATTGTAGCGCTTATTCCAGACGAATGGCTCAATTGGGAAGATAGCGATGAAACGCCAGAAGGATTGCGAAATGTATATTTCCAATTTTTGCAAACACGATTAAATCATTCTGAAATTTTTGTAAAAGAAGCCGAAAATGCAAGATAG
- a CDS encoding homoserine kinase — protein MKEIKLFCPATIANLSCGFDVLGLCLETAGDEMIVRESDQKGIRITKIVGADLPLETEKNVAGVAALAMLEAYERDFNPITVGFEIEIYKNIKAGSGIGSSAASSAGAVFGINELLGKPYSRKDLVQFAMQGEKLASGNAHADNVAPALLGGFTLVRSYSPLDIIKIDSPEELYATVVHPQIELKTSDARSVLKQTVSLKSAIMQWGNVGGLIAGLYTKDYDLIGRSLHDEIVEPLRSVLIPGFDSIKQAAIENGALGSGISGSGPSIFALSKGKETAVKIAKAMSEVYDNINLPYEIHISQINPDGVRIL, from the coding sequence ATGAAAGAAATAAAACTATTTTGTCCTGCAACAATTGCCAATCTCTCGTGTGGATTTGATGTTCTTGGACTATGTTTAGAAACTGCGGGTGATGAAATGATTGTTCGTGAATCAGATCAAAAAGGGATTCGCATCACTAAAATTGTGGGTGCCGATTTACCTCTAGAAACGGAAAAAAATGTAGCTGGAGTTGCTGCTTTGGCCATGCTTGAAGCTTACGAAAGAGATTTTAACCCAATAACCGTTGGATTTGAAATTGAGATTTATAAAAATATCAAAGCCGGAAGCGGCATCGGAAGTAGCGCTGCGAGTTCTGCTGGAGCCGTTTTTGGAATTAATGAATTATTAGGAAAACCATATTCTAGAAAAGATTTGGTTCAATTTGCTATGCAAGGTGAAAAATTAGCAAGCGGAAACGCTCATGCCGATAATGTTGCCCCTGCCCTTTTGGGTGGATTTACATTGGTAAGAAGCTACAGCCCGCTAGATATTATAAAAATTGATAGTCCCGAAGAATTATATGCTACGGTTGTTCATCCTCAAATTGAGTTAAAAACATCTGATGCGCGTTCGGTATTAAAACAAACGGTTTCCTTAAAAAGTGCCATTATGCAATGGGGAAATGTAGGCGGATTAATCGCTGGTTTATATACCAAAGATTATGATTTAATTGGTCGTTCGCTTCATGATGAAATCGTTGAACCGCTACGAAGCGTATTGATTCCTGGTTTTGATTCAATCAAACAAGCGGCAATTGAAAATGGCGCATTAGGTTCTGGAATTTCAGGTTCTGGCCCTTCTATTTTTGCTTTAAGCAAAGGAAAAGAAACTGCTGTAAAAATTGCAAAAGCCATGAGCGAAGTATATGATAACATCAATTTACCGTATGAAATTCATATCTCGCAAATAAATCCGGATGGAGTTCGTATTTTGTAA
- a CDS encoding DUF3037 domain-containing protein: MQDSHLYEYAVIRVVPRVEREEFLNIGIILFCKRAKFIKVLYHINDAKIQALSSDFDVEQLHCNLTSLQKIAIGAKDGGPIGQMEIPERFRWLTAIRSSAIQTSRPHPGLCQDLDKTIQRLFEELVM; this comes from the coding sequence ATGCAAGATAGTCACTTATATGAATATGCCGTAATCCGTGTTGTACCAAGAGTTGAACGCGAAGAATTCCTAAATATAGGTATCATATTATTTTGCAAGAGAGCCAAATTTATAAAAGTATTATACCATATAAACGATGCTAAAATTCAGGCACTTTCATCAGATTTTGATGTCGAACAATTGCATTGTAATTTAACATCACTGCAAAAAATAGCTATTGGAGCAAAAGATGGAGGGCCAATTGGACAAATGGAAATCCCAGAGCGTTTTCGTTGGTTAACAGCAATTCGTAGTTCGGCAATCCAAACCTCACGACCGCATCCAGGCTTATGTCAGGACTTAGATAAAACCATCCAACGGTTGTTTGAAGAGTTAGTAATGTAA
- a CDS encoding NAD(P)H-hydrate dehydratase, translating to MKATIAITQAEIKKIYKPINPHTHKGIQGHALIIAGSYGKIGAAILASKACIKSGCGLVTAHIPKCGYEILQVAIPEVMVITTVHEKHISEITLEIVPQAIAIGPGIGQELETQKAFHEFLKTNQTPLVIDADALNILSQNKSWLNLLQPETVLTPHPKELERLIGSWNSDQEKFEKAIEFSKKYEVIIVMKGAPTHIIKEDIVYQNTTGNAALATAGSGDVLTGIITSLLAQGYQPIQAAQLGVYLHGLTADIALPQTGYQSFIASDIIDNLGKAFLSIDS from the coding sequence ATGAAAGCAACAATTGCAATAACCCAAGCCGAGATTAAAAAAATCTACAAACCTATAAATCCGCATACACACAAAGGAATACAAGGACATGCGCTGATTATTGCAGGAAGTTACGGAAAGATAGGAGCAGCAATTTTAGCATCCAAAGCCTGTATAAAATCAGGTTGCGGACTCGTAACTGCTCACATTCCTAAATGTGGTTATGAAATTCTTCAAGTAGCAATTCCCGAAGTAATGGTCATAACAACAGTTCATGAAAAACACATCTCCGAAATCACATTAGAAATAGTTCCGCAAGCCATAGCAATTGGCCCAGGAATAGGGCAGGAGCTAGAGACACAAAAAGCATTTCATGAATTCTTAAAAACCAACCAAACGCCTTTGGTCATCGATGCCGATGCACTGAATATTTTATCTCAAAATAAATCTTGGCTTAATTTATTACAGCCAGAAACGGTACTCACTCCGCATCCAAAAGAATTAGAGCGCTTAATCGGGAGTTGGAATTCTGATCAAGAAAAATTCGAGAAAGCCATTGAATTCTCTAAGAAATACGAAGTAATCATAGTTATGAAAGGTGCTCCAACACATATTATAAAAGAAGATATCGTTTATCAAAATACTACAGGAAATGCTGCATTGGCTACAGCCGGAAGTGGTGATGTCCTAACCGGAATAATCACAAGTTTGCTAGCACAAGGATATCAACCAATTCAAGCAGCTCAACTCGGAGTGTATCTACATGGTTTAACAGCCGATATTGCTTTACCTCAAACAGGTTATCAATCATTCATAGCATCTGATATTATTGATAATTTAGGAAAAGCATTTTTGTCGATAGATTCTTAG